From Tubulanus polymorphus chromosome 9, tnTubPoly1.2, whole genome shotgun sequence, a single genomic window includes:
- the LOC141910616 gene encoding uncharacterized protein LOC141910616, with product MVGMYFISCSFTLAYLYGKEIYPTSTRNSGIGLSSVCARIGGMLAPFAGYMMAKIYWFPGVFLGSVSVIIGLLVLHLPEPLGRPIPHKIADLDSWTRQRYRSPTDDNMADEQLPALLEEHELEEDGRNNFVCSDKPIFEPPNNRIIITALDTVIKDDGINSSSCISIVSVIRRGLEIAIMATRVSQSSVSSNAVYITEVDTILRAISNNGKRWLYTTYFALCAALSFPCAWHMFAITFVGGLPDDYHCRVGANQSIPQIYKDGKWTNDKCSMYKNESSGDNQTIPCNNGLVYYTDYQSTIVTEWDLVCDRDYLPQMAQTIFVVGTLIGAGSLSPLADWLGRKKVHIGSQIAMAIVGIITIFSPNYVMFAVMRVITGALQQGVVLSTSVLLFELFPAEKRAHSNLSTWLFWSLGIISLATFGYFVRNWRYLQLLISIPAFLDLFGIWFFPESIPWLIAHGEIDEAQKTIDKAVKGAKIKIPIPGSLLELEVPEKPSLRKLSHELKRKLSDSVRHSSTEDPPAPQPEEKQESLWDVMKHPRLRWYSLIMCLMWFNSSMAYYGISLSATSLVGNRYLNFGLVGVMEIPSYIFTVTTAPRIGRRIPSCISQVGGGIALIIVPFIPKTLADGTSLAPLIVTVTMVGMFFESSAFSLAFLYGQEIYPTSTRNSGIGLSSMWARAGGMLAPFAGYMVTKIYWFPGVFLGSVSIIIGLLVLYLPEPLGRPIPQKIADMDSWTRQRYRPPTDDNMADEQLPALPEVQENDVRKTFKSVCPGFSAPKLIWSLKAVMAARESFSSVGSTVIYISEVDNILRAVSIYGKRWLYTIYVALCVAFCFPAGWHMFAITFVGGLPDDYHCRVGANQSIPQIYKDGKWTNDKCRMYKNESSGDNQTIPCNNGWVYYTDYQSTIVTQWDLVCDRDYLPQMAQTIFVVGTLIGAGSLSPLADWLGRKKVHIGSQMAMAIVGIITISSPNYVMFAVMRVITGALQQGVVLSSTVLLFELFPTEMRTVSTLSTSIFWAMAVVILATFGYFVRDWRYLQLLISIPAFLDLLGIWFFPESIPWLIAHGKTDEAEKVIATAVKGAKIKIPIHEMEFPERPSLRRSSLELMNKSMTQMRNLKRRLSDRRRSSTQTPPAPDPEEKRETLLDVMKHPRLRWYSLIMCLMWLNASMSYYGISLSATSLVGNRYLNFGLVGVTEIPSYIFTLIVSTKFGRRIPSCCVQVAGGIALIVVAFIPKTLSDGTSLAPLIVTVTMIGMLFESSAFSLAFLYGQEIYPTSTRNSGMGLSSVCARIGGMLAPFAGYMMAKIYWFPGVFLGSVSIIIGLLVLYLPEPLGRPIPQKIADMESWTRQRYRPPTDDNMAVEKLPALPEVQENYDRNNIDI from the exons tgtTCTGATAAACCCATTTTCGAACCTCCGAATAACCGAATTATTATAACAGCATTGGATACTGTGATCaaagatgatggtataaat TCGTCGTCTTGTATATCGATCGTGTCGGTGATCCGGCGAGGGTTAGAGATCGCGATAATGGCCACTCGGGTCTCTCAGTCATCCGTCAGTAGTAACGCGGTTTATATCACTGAAGTAGACACGATTCTGAGAGCCATATCGAACAACGGTAAACGATGGTTGTACACGACTTATTTCGCGTTATGCGCGGCTCTCAGCTTCCCGTGCGCCTGGCACATGTTCGCGATCACTTTCGTCG GTGGACTGCCCGATGACTATCACTGTCGAGTGGGCGCCAATCAATCGATACCTCAGATTTATAAAGATGGTAAATGGACGAATGATAAATGTAGTATGTACAAGAATGAATCTAGTGGTGATAATCAGACGATACCGTGTAATAATGGATTGGTTTATTATACCGATTATCAAAGCACCATCGTTACTGAG TGGGATCTGGTGTGTGACAGGGACTATTTACCTCAAATGGCACAGACTATTTTTGTCGTCGGTACTTTGATCGGAGCCGGAAGTCTGTCGCCGTTAGCCGATTGGTTGGGACGCAAAAAGGTGCACATCGGTTCACAGATAGCGATGGCGATTGTGGGAattataacaatattttctccTAATTACGTCATGTTTGCCGTAATGCGAGTTATAACAGGTGCACTTCAACAG GGAGTGGTTCTATCCACTAGTGTCCTGTTGTTCGAATTGTTCCCGGCTGAAAAAAGGGCTCATTCGAACCTGAGTACTTGGTTATTTTGGTCACTCGGTATCATTTCTCTGGCCACGTTCGGTTACTTCGTACGGAATTGGAGATATTTGCAGTTGCTGATTTCAATTCCTGCATTTCTGGACCTATTCGGTATCTGGTTCTTCCCGGAGTCCATTCCGTGGTTGATCGCGCACGGAGAAATCGACGAAGCTCAAAAGACAATCGACAAAGCCGTGAAAGGAGCGAAAATAAAAATCCCGATCCCCGGTTCGCTTCTAGAGTTGGAAGTACCGGAGAAACCAAGTTTGAGAAAGTTGAGTCATGAATTGAAAAGGAAGTTGTCAGATTCGGTGCGGCACAGTTCAACAGAGGATCCACCg GCACCGCAACCTGAGGAAAAACAAGAATCGTTGTGGGACGTGATGAAACATCCTCGTTTACGTTGGTATTCGTTGATCATGTGTCTAATGTG GTTCAACTCTTCGATGGCTTATTACGGAATTTCACTGAGCGCCACGTCTTTGGTCGGCAACAGATATTTGAATTTCGGTCTGGTCGGAGTGATGGAAATTCCAAGTTACATATTCACCGTTACAACAGCACCGAG AATTGGTCGTCGTATTCCGTCATGTATTTCACAAGTAGGTGGTGGAATCGCACTTATTATTGTGCCCTTCATACCAAAAACACTCG CTGATGGGACGAGTTTGGCTCCTCTGATTGTTACTGTTACTATGGTCggcatgtttttcgagtcatCGGCATTTTCACTGGCATTTCTTTACGGACAAGAGATTTATCCGACCAGCACCAG aaatagtGGTATTGGTCTTTCCTCGATGTGGGCGAGGGCTGGAGGAATGTTGGCGCCGTTTGCGGGATATATG GTGACTAAGATTTACTGGTTTCCGGGAGTATTTCTAGGCTCTGTATCTATAATCATCGGTCTACTGGTATTGTACCTTCCTGAACCGCTTGGACGTCCAATACCGCAAAAAATCGCCGACATGGATTCCTGGACGCGTCAACGATATCGACCGCCAACAGACGACAACATGGCCGACGAGCAACTTCCGGCGTTACCGGAAGTGCAAGAAAATGATGTTCGAA AAACGTTCAAATCAGTTTGTCCTGGATTTTCTGCACCGAAACTCATTTGGTCTTTAAAAGCAGTAATGGCGGCTCGTGAGTCTTTCTCATCCGTTGGAAGTACCGTAATTTACATCTCCGAAGTGGACAATATTCTGAGGGCCGTATCAATTTACGGTAAACGATGGTTGTATACAATTTACGTGGCATTATGTGTGGCTTTCTGCTTCCCAGCGGGATGGCACATGTTCGCGATCACTTTCGTGG GTGGACTGCCCGATGACTATCACTGTCGAGTGGGCGCCAATCAATCGATACCTCAGATTTATAAAGATGGTAAATGGACGAATGATAAATGTCGTATGTACAAGAATGAATCTAGTGGTGATAATCAGACGATACCGTGTAATAATGGATGGGTTTATTATACCGATTATCAAAGCACCATCGTTACACAG TGGGATCTGGTCTGTGACAGGGACTATCTACCTCAAATGGCGCAAACTATTTTTGTCGTCGGTACTTTGATCGGAGCCGGGAGTCTGTCGCCGTTAGCCGATTGGTTGGGACGTAAAAAGGTCCACATCGGTTCGCAGATGGCGATGGCGATTGTGGGAATAATAACAATATCTTCTCCTAATTACGTCATGTTTGCCGTAATGCGAGTAATAACAGGTGCACTTCAACAG GGAGTGGTCCTATCCAGTACTGTTCTGTTATTCGAGTTGTTCCCGACTGAAATGAGGACTGTCTCCACTCTCAGTACCTCCATATTCTGGGCGATGGCTGTCGTCATACTGGCCACATTCGGTTACTTCGTACGGGATTGGAGATATCTCCAGTTGCTTATATCCATTCCGGCGTTTTTGGACCTACTCGGTATCTGGTTCTTCCCGGAGTCCATACCGTGGCTGATCGCGCACGGCAAAACCGACGAGGCCGAAAAGGTCATCGCAACGGCGGTGAAAGGCGCGAAGATCAAAATCCCGATTCACGAGATGGAATTCCCGGAGCGACCCAGTTTGAGGCGATCGAGTCTggaattgatgaataaatcGATGACGCAAATGCGTAATTTGAAAAGAAGGTTGTCAGATCGGCGACGCAGTTCAACACAGACACCACCG GCACCTGACCCCGAAGAAAAGCGCGAAACTTTATTGGACGTGATGAAACATCCTCGTCTACGCTGGTATTCATTGATCATGTGTCTAATGTG GTTAAATGCGTCAATGTCTTATTACGGAATTTCACTGAGCGCCACGTCTTTGGTCGGCAACAGATATTTGAATTTCGGTTTGGTCGGAGTTACGGAAATCCCTAGTTACATATTTACTCTCATAGTATCGACCAA ATTTGGGCGCCGTATTCCTTCATGCTGTGTCCAAGTTGCTGGTGGAATCGCACTCATTGTTGTAgctttcataccaaaaacACTAT CTGATGGGACTAGTTTGGCTCCTCTGATTGTTACTGTTACTATGATCGGCATGTTGTTCGAGTCATCGGCTTTTTCACTGGCATTTCTTTACGGACAAGAGATTTATCCGACCAGCACCAG GAATAGTGGTATGGGTTTGTCCTCTGTGTGTGCTAGAATTGGAGGAATGTTGGCGCCGTTTGCGGGATATATG ATGGCAAAGATCTACTGGTTTCCGGGAGTATTTCTAGGCTCTGTATCTATAATCATCGGTCTACTGGTATTATACCTTCCTGAACCGCTTGGACGTCCAATACCCCAGAAAATCGCCGACATGGAGTCATGGACGCGTCAACGATATCGACCGCCAACAGACGACAACATGGCCGTCGAGAAACTTCCGGCGTTACCGGAAGTACAAGAAAATTATGATCGAAATAACATCGATATTTAG
- the LOC141910657 gene encoding organic cation transporter protein-like yields the protein MAARESFSSVGSTVIYISDVDDILKAVSIYGKRWLYTTYVALSIASCFPTGWHMFAITFVGGLPDDYHCRVGANQSIPQIYKDGKWTNDKCRMYKNESSGDNQTIPCNNGWVYYTDYQSTIVTEWDLVCDRDYLPQMAQTIFVVGTLIGAGSLSPLADWLGRKTVHIGSQMAMAIVGIITIFSPNYVMFAVMRVITGALQQGVVLSTSVLLFELFPAEKRALCTLSISIFWAMSLVILATFGYFVRNWRYFQLLISIPSFIDLLGIWCFPESIAWLIGRGKFDEAERTIETAVKGAKIKIPISASLLKMAVPERPSLRRSSSEMSDLKRRSSDPRRSSTQAPPEPDFEEKRETLLDVMKHPRLRWYSLIMCLMWFNVSMAYYGISLSATSLVGNRYLNFGLVGVTEIPSYLLTLLVTTKFGRRIPSCCVQVAGGIALIVVAFIPKTLSDGTSLAPLIVTVTMVGMLFESSAFSLAFLYGQEIYPTSTRNSGMGLSSVCARIGGMLAPFAGYMMTKIYWFPGVFLGSVSIIIGLLVLYLPEPLGRPIPQKIADMDSWTRQRYRPPTDDNMADEQLPALPEGQEQYDEEDL from the exons ATGGCGGCTCGTGAATCTTTCTCATCCGTTGGAAGTACCGTAATTTACATCTCGGACGTGGACGATATTTTGAAGGCCGTATCAATTTACGGTAAACGATGGTTGTATACGACTTATGTCGCATTAAGTATAGCTTCTTGCTTTCCAACGGGATGGCACATGTTCGCAATTACTTTCGTGG GTGGACTGCCCGATGACTATCACTGTCGAGTGGGCGCCAATCAATCGATACCTCAGATTTATAAAGATGGTAAATGGACGAATGATAAATGTCGTATGTACAAGAATGAATCTAGTGGTGATAATCAGACGATACCGTGTAATAATGGATGGGTTTATTATACCGATTATCAAAGCACCATCGTTACTGAG TGGGATCTGGTGTGTGACAGGGACTATTTACCTCAAATGGCGCAGACTATTTTTGTCGTCGGTACTTTGATCGGAGCCGGAAGTCTGTCGCCATTAGCTGATTGGTTGGGACGCAAAACTGTCCACATCGGTTCGCAGATGGCGATGGCGATTGTGGGAattataacaatattttctccTAATTACGTCATGTTTGCCGTAATGCGAGTAATAACAGGTGCACTTCAACAG GGAGTGGTCCTATCCACTAGCGTCCTGTTATTCGAGTTGTTCCCGGCTGAAAAGAGAGCTCTCTGTAcccttagtatttccatattctGGGCGATGTCTCTCGTCATACTGGCCACGTTCGGTTACTTCGTACGGAATTGGAGATATTTCCAGTTGTTGATTTCAATTCCGTCGTTTATCGACCTACTCGGTATCTGGTGCTTCCCGGAGTCCATAGCCTGGCTGATAGGGCGTGGAAAATTCGACGAAGCTGAAAGAACTATTGAAACGGCGGTGAAAGGCGCGAAGATTAAAATCCCGATCTCCGCTTCCCTTCTCAAGATGGCGGTCCCGGAACGACCCAGTTTGAGACGATCGAGTTCGGAGATGAGTGATTTGAAAAGAAGGTCGTCAGATCCACGACGCAGTTCAACACAGGCTCCACCG GAACCTGACTTCGAAGAAAAGCGCGAAACTTTGTTGGACGTGATGAAACATCCTCGTTTACGTTGGTATTCATTGATCATGTGTCTAATGTG GTTTAATGTGTCAATGGCCTATTACGGAATTTCACTGAGCGCCACGTCTTTGGTCGGCAACAGATATTTGAATTTCGGTTTGGTCGGAGTTACGGAAATTCCCAGTTACTTACTCACTCTCCTTGTAACAACCAA ATTTGGGCGCCGTATTCCTTCATGCTGTGTCCAAGTTGCTGGTGGAATCGCACTCATTGTTGTAgctttcataccaaaaacACTAT CTGATGGAACGAGTTTGGCTCCTCTTATTGTTACTGTTACTATGGTCGGCATGTTGTTCGAGTCATCGGCTTTTTCACTAGCATTTCTTTACGGACAAGAGATTTATCCGACCAGCACCAG GAATAGTGGTATGGGTTTGTCCTCCGTGTGTGCTAGAATTGGAGGAATGTTGGCGCCGTTTGCGGGATATATG ATGACAAAAATCTATTGGTTTCCGGGAGTATTTCTAGGCTCTGTATCTATAATCATCGGTCTACTGGTATTATACCTTCCTGAACCGCTTGGACGTCCAATACCGCAGAAAATCGCCGACATGGATTCCTGGACGCGTCAACGATATCGACCGCCAACAGACGACAACATGGCCGACGAGCAACTTCCGGCATTACCGGAAGGGCAAGAACAATACGATGAGGAAGACTTGTAA
- the LOC141910654 gene encoding organic cation transporter protein-like, with the protein MAARGSISSVGNPVIYIAEVDNILKAISNYGKKWLYTTYLILGISSGFPTAWHMFAISFVGGLPDDYHCRVGANQSIPQIYKDGKWTNDKCRMYKNESSGDNQTIPCNNGWVYYTDYQSTIVTEWDLVCDRDYLPQMSQTIFVVGTLIGAGSLSPLADWLGRKKVHIGSQIAMAVVGIVTMFSPNYAMYAVMRFLSGALQQGVVLSASVQIFELFPASTRTVFSLMVQFYWAVGVIFLAVFAFFVRDWRYLQLVISIPAFLVLLGIWFFPESVPWLIAHGKTDEAEKVIEKAVKGTKIKIPIPGSLLEMEVPERPSLRRLSLELKNKSVTQMRNLKRRLSDPRRSSTQAPPAPPPEEKAETLLDVIKHPRLRWYSLIMCLMWLNSSMAYYGISLSATTLVGNRYLNFGLVGVVEIPAYCFTIAAATKIGRRIPSCFVQVGGGVALIIVAFIPKTLADGTSLAPLIVTVTMVGMFFEASAFSLAFLYGQEIYPTSTRNSGLGLSSMWARAGGMLAPFAGYMMTKIYWFPGVFLGSVSIIIGLLVLYLPEPLGRPIPQKIADMDSWTRQRYRPPTDDNMADEQLPALHEQNEDDLMEIK; encoded by the exons ATGGCAGCTCGTggttccatttcatcagtggGTAACCCTGTAATCTATATCGCCGAAGTCGACAACATCCTGAAAGCGATTTCAAACTACGGGAAAAAATGGCTGTACACGACTTATTTGATATTAGGGATATCTTCGGGATTTCCGACCGCTTGGCACATGTTTGCCATCTCGTTTGTTG GTGGACTGCCCGATGACTATCACTGTCGAGTGGGCGCCAATCAATCGATACCTCAGATTTATAAAGATGGTAAATGGACGAATGATAAATGTCGTATGTACAAGAATGAATCTAGTGGTGATAATCAGACGATACCGTGTAATAATGGATGGGTTTATTATACCGATTATCAAAGCACCATCGTTACCGAG TGGGATCTGGTCTGCGACAGGGACTATTTACCTCAAATGTCGCAAACTATTTTTGTCGTCGGTACTTTGATCGGAGCCGGAAGTCTGTCGCCGTTAGCCGATTGGTTGGGGCGTAAAAAGGTTCACATCGGTTCACAGATAGCGATGGCAGTCGTCGGAATCGTCACCATGTTTTCGCCTAATTACGCCATGTACGCCGTGATGAGATTCCTGTCCGGCGCGCTGCAACAG GGAGTTGTTTTGTCAGCCAGCGTACAGATTTTCGAACTGTTCCCCGCCAGTACTAGAACTGTATTTTCGCTGATGGTTCAATTCTACTGGGCGGTCGGCGTCATCTTTCTCGCCGTGTTCGCGTTTTTTGTTCGGGATTGGAGATATCTGCAACTGGTCATTTCTATCCCGGCGTTTTTGGTCCTGCTCGGTATCTGGTTCTTCCCGGAGTCCGTACCGTGGCTGATCGCGCACGGCAAAACCGACGAGGCCGAAAAGGTCATCGAAAAGGCGGTGAAAGGCACGAAGATCAAAATCCCGATTCCCGGTTCGCTTTTGGAGATGGAGGTCCCGGAGCGACCCAGTTTGAGGCGGTTGAGTTTGgaactgaaaaataaatcggtGACGCAAATGCGCAATTTGAAAAGAAGGTTGTCAGATCCGCGACGCAGTTCAACACAGGCTCCACCG GCCCCGCCCCCTGAGGAAAAAGCGGAAACTTTATTGGACGTGATAAAACATCCTCGTTTACGTTGGTATTCATTGATTATGTGCTTGATGTG GTTAAATTCATCGATGGCTTACTATGGAATCTCGTTGAGCGCGACGACCCTGGTCGGCAACAGATACCTGAATTTCGGTTTGGTCGGAGTCGTGGAAATTCCAGCTTACTGCTTCACAATCGCCGCGGCCACTAA AATTGGACGCCGTATCCCGTCATGTTTTGTCCAAGTAGGCGGCGGTGTAGCGCTGATTATCGTGGCATTCATACCAAAAACACTGG CTGATGGGACGAGTTTGGCTCCTCTGATTGTTACTGTTACTATGGTCGGCATGTTTTTCGAGGCATCGGCTTTTTCACTGGCATTTCTTTACGGACAAGAGATTTATCCGACCAGCACCAG GAATAGTGGGTTAGGTTTGTCTTCAATGTGGGCGAGGGCTGGAGGAATGTTGGCTCCGTTTGCGGGTTATATG ATGACAAAGATCTACTGGTTTCCGGGAGTATTTCTAGGCTCTGTATCTATAATCATCGGTCTACTGGTATTATACCTTCCTGAACCGCTTGGACGTCCAATACCGCAGAAAATCGCCGACATGGATTCCTGGACGCGTCAACGATATCGACCGCCAACAGACGACAACATGGCCGACGAGCAACTTCCGGCGTTACACGAACAGAACGAGGACGATTTAATGGAAATAAAATAG